The sequence below is a genomic window from Aspergillus nidulans FGSC A4 chromosome V.
TCAGGCACCAAGTTTGACCGGTCCCCATGACCATCCGATGGTTCACCCTAATACATTCTACACGGACGCAATCCTGGGCAACGGAAATCTAAGTTACGCAACGCCACCGAACCTACGCCAAGCCACAATGCGGCAGCCGATTGATCCTGGGCAGAGAGCCGTCATTGACCGCTGGAGGCAGAGCATTGTTTAGTCACATTCCTTTTCGTTTTATTTTACGTCCTGTTGACAACACTGTATGGGTGTTTCGGAGTTCCCTTAGCGTGTATTGGTTGGAAGCATTATGCATTGACGGTTCGGCCTGGAATACTGTAAAATAGCAATAACTGAATTCTGTACATTATAGTTCACACAAGTAATGACGGTCCGCCTACTGAACTTCTTAACTACTTCCTGAGGGATTCGACGACGGCCTTGCTGAAGCTCAATATTTATTCCCACGCTCTTAAGTCCACCAGGACAGCCTACGTATAACATGAGAAAGGAAACTACTCCAAATTTAATTCCAATTGCTCACAACACACTTCTTTTTGCATGCCACAATATTAAGAAGCTTAAAGCGGTCGAGGTGTCATCGTGGGATTGAAATAGCGTTAGCCGTTTTCAGCTGTCATTAAGAATTACTCCTTAATAGAGGGTCCCCTAGATTCCTGGTGCCTCAGAGCATCCGCTTAGAATTTGGCATTTTCGGCATTATTGCTTAGTTATCATAACTTGCTTTTCTCCTTAAAACATTCTTATATTGTGAGAAGGTCACGTCCTTTGTTATAGAATTTCAGATATAACCTAGTTGGTTCCTATTTTAGTCACCGTCGATACGGCGCGTGGTTTCGACTGGCTGCATTGGCATTGTGCCCCACGCACGTATTCTTGATTAAATTCTCCGCAGATCTTCGAGCAGACTGAACACGAGCATATAGCAAAATGGAAACTGCACCAGCTGAGTCCTGAGCGAATCAAATCAGACGGAGACTGCTGCGAGCCAGCGAAAACCCCGAAGCGCAGTTCGCCATGCTCTCGTACTGGCGCCGCCGATCGTCGAATGCCTCGCCTGTTCCTCCCACCTCACAGCCCACCCCGAAAGCACCCCCCCTGCTACCGCTGATTCCTGATTCGACTTCTTTGACTGCGACTTTTGACGAGAAGTTCACCGCAGAAGGAGCACCAAACGAATACCTTTCGAAATCTGATGGAGGAACTTCAACGGTCCCTGGTCCCACTGTCGATGCCCCGGCGCCTTCAACCTCAAGTGGCACGCTTGCAGTTGCGCCATCTTTCTCAGACAACCATACACGACCGCGATCGAGCCCGGAAGAGCGCAATACAGAGCCATTTCTGACTGCTCAGACTAATCATTCACAACCATCGCTACACCCTGCAACATCAGACCGGACCCACGAGAACGAATCTAAGCCTAGTTCACCCTTACCGGCCTCTGAAAAAGCTCGTTTGACTCCCACGGCCGTAGACGGCCAGTCGAAGCGGTCAAGTTCGACCTCGCCCGCCATGGCACCAACCGGTCATCGCCGCTTTCGAACTTCCCCGGACGTGTCCCCAGGAGATAAGCACTCGGCATCGCAGAAAGAATATCGGTTTGAGGGGCCTACTAGTCGCCGGCAAAATGATCGGGATGCGCAGCCAGTGGAACCTGTTCCGCAGAAAGGGTCAGGTAAAACTATGCTTCAACTACTGAATCCGCTGTCACTTTTGGCCAAACGACGCTCGCACCAGGTCGTGGGATTGCGTGCAGACGAGGTGAATAGAGGCTCCAGAACCATCATTCCAATTCCAGATGATTATGACCCGCGCATACGAGGGAAAATCGTCCATGACTTTAGTGCGCCGCGCCCTCGACGACAATTAtctgctgctcctggccaTCGACCAGAACAAGCTGGTCAACCGGGTGCATCTCCCCCGGCTCAGCCTGAACATACTGCTGACGAGAGGAGCCCCTATTCACCTCTACCGGAGCAGTTGAAGAGGCACAGTGATCATTCACCAGTATTCAGAGAGCACTTTGAGGATGACAAAAGGGTTCTCCAGGTTGAAAACAAAGCCTATCTGCAATCATCCCTACTAACAGATTCCTCGAACCGAGATCACGACCCGCATACGTTACCGGTGTTCGCAAGGAAATTGCCCTCTTCTATCACGGATAGCGAGAAACCACCAGAGGAACTACCGCCTTCCGAGGGGCAGCTAGAATCGAGTCATGAAGCGAAGTTGGCGGGTGGTGACACAACGAAAAGTGTAGGAGACTCTGATACCTTTGAGATGGAACTCCCGCAGCAGCCCTCTGGGCTGCCAAAACATTTCAAAAGCAACGCTTCCCGGTTCAGTTTCGACATGAATGGCGTCGGCTCCTCAACACAGGAGAAACTTTTAGAGGAGAAGCataaagaaaaggaagccgCGCGCAAAGCCGAAGCGCGCCTGAATGGTGAATATAGTGACCTTGAGGATGATTATGATAATGACATGTTCGATGACATTGATggcctggaggaagagattCCTGGAGTCAATGTGGATGCCGATGAAGGTGACGAATTTAAGAACTTTTCGGGCCCGGGCAATATATTGAATAAGTCGTGGCTCGCCCCTAATTTGTCCCCAGTCGTCGCTAGCCCTGTCCAGCCGAACACATCAACTATTGAAGGTAATCAGCCTGCCGCCCCCAAGCAGGAAGAATCCAACCCTGATTCTACAGGGCCTCTTTCACCAGATGCATCTGTGGCGGTCGATAATTCTACAGACTCTTCCAAGACCTTCCTGCGAGATTCCAAGAACCTCTCAAATATTCCATTACAAACAATTccggatgaggatgatctcTACTATGACGATGGGGAATTTGGTGAACTAGACACCAAAGCTACAGAGGAGCATTTCGATGAGTCCATTTTCGACGACCCAACAAGCCATCTTTATGGGCGGAAACAGCCCACGGCCTCGGTTCAACCTCAAGAAAAGCCCGGAATTGCGGGTTCTGTTCCGTTGCAAACGAtcctggatgaagatgatttGTACTTTGATGACGGGGAATTCGGTGAGCTGGACACCAAAGACGCTGGGGAGCAGTTCGACGAGTCTATCTTTGATGACCCGACAAGCCACCTGTATGAGCGCAAGCAATCTACAGCTCCAGATCAGCTTCGAAGTGAAGTATCTGGCATAGAGGCAGGCTCAAATGGTGGCCTGGGACATGTCCCAAGCTCAGCTAGTGATCATCACCAAGGATTTGCACCAAGAAGATACGGCAGCGTTGTCGGGAACATGCCTAATCCTGGGCTTGTTAATTCTCACAGCGGAATACTGTCGGAGCACAATTTGGAAGCTTTCCATAACGCTCTGGCAGACGCAGCAAACCAGTGTGCTGCAAATGACCGTCTCGGACATACCACAAGCGTCAGCGAACGGTCCATGGCCCAAGAGAGTGCTCACACTGCGGACTCACAACCAGGGCTTGTATCAGACGAAAGCCGCATTAGCCAAGCAATGGAAGCAGTAGGGTTTGAAGAGGTATTGGACGATTTTGACTacgatgataatgatgactTACTCTACGATGATCCGATAATCGCTGCTGCCAACGCCGAAGCCCTGGAAAATGATGATGAGGGGTTCTACGGACATGAGTTTGGTTTTTACGCGCAGGCATACGGCGCTAACTCTGAGCTCACCAATGGAGGCTATTTTGGGCCTCGAGGCGCTGAAGGCATCTCTCGCTCCCACAGTGGCCGTGGGAAGTTTCGGGAACCTAGTTTGACACCCATCACGGAGCGTAGCGAATGGAGCACACGCAATTCAATTATTTCAGTCACTGCTCATGGAGTCGCCCATTCCAACCAATCCGTGTCAAGTCCCGGCCTTGCCCAGCTCGTTGACCTTAATACCATCGATGACGAGATGTCGTTGAGCGCACTCATGAAGCTTCGACGTGACGCCTGGGGTGGGAGCAATGGCAgtctccgcagcagcagtggcagccctcctccccagcaATATCCAGCGTCAAACAGAGGCAGTTTTACTTTGTCTGACGTGAGCCCATCCGTTCACACCGTCCCCCCAGACTTTCTAGGAGTACCGCTCGCGATGGATTCTCCGATTCGAGAATCCGATAAAGGTGCATGGGCATCCTTCTCCCAGCACGCACCGAACGGACTATTACCGGGGACGGAGACTCACAGAACTAGTCTCTGATCCTCGTATAATGATTAACATCTTGCCATATATATCCACATTGTTCGGCATACTTTTAATTTTGACAATTAGCGCTTTGTATTATGACGCAATGACTTGAGATTTGGGCTGATAGGGATCTGTTGACGTTCTGGATTGTACAGTCTACATTACTATTTGCAATATAGCTGCATAATGTTTGACTTATATTTAATGACCGCTACTACCTACCCAAGTGAACAATATCCGATACTCTACCGGATATACATATACAAGAGACCGCCTGCGGTATCCGCAAAGACCCGCGTAGTGCTTCCGCTGAAGCTCCACGACCTCGGGAGGTCGGATGCTGAGTCATCCTCCCTGTGTGCGCCACAACTGTCTACTGTAACAACCTGGATCTCCCTcatttgcttctgctttcgtTCTCTTTGGTTTACgatctccctctcctccattCTCCGCTCCATCCGCTTGACGCCAGTAAAGTTGCTGTTAGGGAGTGTTTTGCTCTCTATGAGTCCCGTCTCTACACTAGACCTGTTCTAGCTGGTCAAGAACCTGTTAGTTTTTCCACCTTTCCATTCGTCCGCCAAATATGCCTCATGCAAAGCTTCCAGCTGACACTAGATTGACATATGACTTCAAGATCTCAATTGTTTTTTTAGTCTCTATACTGCACACGTTTCCCTTCCTCATCAGTCGTTGTATCCTACGCGACTCTGCAAACGTCATAGAAGTTCCTATCTCCTCTCCCCGGTTTGCGAGCTCCTCGAGTGCCGGAAAAATCTCACAATGTTTCGTTCTACCGCCATGAAGGCGACCGTGCGCGGTGCTGCCTGCTCTTCATGTAGACGGTCAATGTCTCTCGCTTCTACCGTCAGACGTGCCGACTCGAGCTCAAAATTTGGCCTAGCTACCCGACGACCTCTCGCCCTTGTTGGCAAGAGATTCTATGCCTCGTCTGCCGAGGATTCTGGCGTGGTAAGAATGTCCTTTTCGAAAATTGTTCCTGATATTCGACTGACTTATTGCTTCCCTCATTATTAGGCCGCCAGCGACTCCTTTCTCTCAGGAAACACCGCCAACTATATTGATGAGATGTACGTCGCATGGAGGAAAGACCCTTCAAGCGTCCACATCTCGTGGCAGACGTATTTCCGTAACATGGAGGAGGGCAAAATGCCAATCTCCCAGGCCTTCCAGCCCCCTCCTACCCTCGTTCCGACGCCCACTGGGGGCGTCCACCAGGAGATGCCCGGTGCTGGTCTCGGTCTTTCCCAAGGCACTGATGTCACAAAGCACCTGAAGGTCCAACTACTTGTTCGCGCATACCAGGCTCGCGGTCACCACAAGGCTAAGATCGATCCCCTGGGTATCCGtggcgaagctgaagccttTGGTTACAGCAAGCCCAAggagctcgagctggacCATTACGGCTTCACCGAGCGCGATCTAGATGAGGAGTTTGACCTTGGTCCAGGTATTCTTCCCCGCTTCGCTACTGAGGGCCGTAAGAAGATGTCTCTCCGTGAGATCATTGCTGCTTGCGAAAAGATCTActgtggctcgtacggcgTGGAGTATATTCACATCCCCGACCGTAAGCCTTGCGATTGGATTCGTGATCGTTTCGAGGTCCCGGAGCCCTACAAGTACTCCGTCGATGACAAGCGCCGCATTCTCGACCGTCTCATCTGGAGTTCTAGCTTTGAGGCTTTCCTGGCTACCAAGTTCCCTAACGATAAACGTTTCGGTCTGGAGGGTTGCGAAACCCTTGTGCCTGGTATGAAGGCTTTGATCGACCGCAGTGTCGATTATGGTATCAAGGACATCGTCATCGGTATGCCCCACCGTGGTCGTCTCAACGTCCTGTCCAATGTCGTTCGAAAGCCCAATGAATCCATCTTCAGTGAGTTCGCCGGTTCTGCCGAGCCTTCCGATGAGGGCTCTGGTGATGTCAAGTACCACCTTGGCATGAACTTCGAACGCCCCACCCCCTCTGGTAAGCGTGTGCAGCTCTCTCTTGTTGCAAACCCGTCCCATCTCGAAGCCGAGGACCCCGTCGTCTTGGGTAAGACCCGCGCTATCCAGCACTACAACAATGATGAGAAGAACTTCGATAGCGCCATGGGTGTTTTGCTGCACGGTGATGCTGCGTTTGCTGCTCAGGGTATTGTCTATGAGACCATGGGCTTCCACTCCTTGCCCGCCTACTCCACTGGAGGAACTATCCACATCGTCGTGAACAACCAGATTGGTTTCACCACCGATCCTCGCTTTGCTCGCTCTACACCTTACTGCTCAGACATCGCCAAGTCGATTGATGCGCCTGTCTTCCACGTCAACGCTGATGACGTTGAGGCTGTTAACTACGTCTGCCAGGTCGCTGCTGACTGGCGCGCCGAGTTCAAGCGTGACGTTGTCATTGATATTGTCTGCTACCGTAAGCAGGGTCACAACGAGACTGACCAGCCCTCTTTCACCCAGCCTCTAATGTACAAGCGCGTTGCTGAGAAAAAGCTTCAGCTCGACATGTACGTTGAGAAGCTCATTTCCGAGGGCACCTTCACCAAGGAGGACATTGACGAGCACAAGAAGTGGGTCTGGGGCATGCTCAATGACAGCTTTGACCGAAGCAAGGACTACCAGCCCACCGGTAAGGAGTGGCTGACCTCCGCCTGGAACGGTTTCAAGACTCCCAAGGAGCTTGCCACTGAGGTGCTGCCGCATCTTCCCACCGCTGTCGAGCCTCCTATTCTGAAAAATGTCGCCGACAAGATCAGTGGTGCTCCTGAAGGCTTCACTCTTCACCGCAACCTCAAGCGTATTCTGGGCAACCGCAAGAAGACCGTTGAGGAGGGTAAAAATATTGATTGGGCTACTGCCGAGGCTCTTGCCTTCGGTTCCCTCGTCAGCGAGGGTTACCACGTCCGTGTGTCCGGTCAGGATGTTGAGCGTGGTACTTTCTCTCAGCGTCATGCTGTTCTCCACGACCAGGAGACTGAGGCGACTTACACCCCTCTTCAGCACATCAGCAAGGACCAGGGTAGCTTTGTTATTTCTAACTCGTCTCTGAGTGAATTCGGAGCGTAAGTTTCACTGGAAATTCTCTTTCGCAATTCTCTAACCTGTTTACAGCCTTGGCTTCGAGTATGGTTACTCTTTGACCTCTCCTAACGCCCTTGTTATGTGGGAGGCTCAGTTCGGTGACTTTGCCAACAACGCTCAGTGTATCATCGACCAATTCATTGCCTCTGGAGAATCCAAGTGGCTGCAGCGCTCCGGTTTGGTCCTGTCTCTTCCTCATGGTTACGACGGTCAGGGCCCTGAGCACTCTTCCGGTCGTATGGAGCGTTACCTCCAGCTCTGTAATGAGGAGCC
It includes:
- a CDS encoding uncharacterized protein (transcript_id=CADANIAT00003507), translated to MLSYWRRRSSNASPVPPTSQPTPKAPPLLPLIPDSTSLTATFDEKFTAEGAPNEYLSKSDGGTSTVPGPTVDAPAPSTSSGTLAVAPSFSDNHTRPRSSPEERNTEPFLTAQTNHSQPSLHPATSDRTHENESKPSSPLPASEKARLTPTAVDGQSKRSSSTSPAMAPTGHRRFRTSPDVSPGDKHSASQKEYRFEGPTSRRQNDRDAQPVEPVPQKGSGKTMLQLLNPLSLLAKRRSHQVVGLRADEVNRGSRTIIPIPDDYDPRIRGKIVHDFSAPRPRRQLSAAPGHRPEQAGQPGASPPAQPEHTADERSPYSPLPEQLKRHSDHSPVFREHFEDDKRVLQVENKAYLQSSLLTDSSNRDHDPHTLPVFARKLPSSITDSEKPPEELPPSEGQLESSHEAKLAGGDTTKSVGDSDTFEMELPQQPSGLPKHFKSNASRFSFDMNGVGSSTQEKLLEEKHKEKEAARKAEARLNGEYSDLEDDYDNDMFDDIDGLEEEIPGVNVDADEGDEFKNFSGPGNILNKSWLAPNLSPVVASPVQPNTSTIEGNQPAAPKQEESNPDSTGPLSPDASVAVDNSTDSSKTFLRDSKNLSNIPLQTIPDEDDLYYDDGEFGELDTKATEEHFDESIFDDPTSHLYGRKQPTASVQPQEKPGIAGSVPLQTILDEDDLYFDDGEFGELDTKDAGEQFDESIFDDPTSHLYERKQSTAPDQLRSEVSGIEAGSNGGLGHVPSSASDHHQGFAPRRYGSVVGNMPNPGLVNSHSGILSEHNLEAFHNALADAANQCAANDRLGHTTSVSERSMAQESAHTADSQPGLVSDESRISQAMEAVGFEEVLDDFDYDDNDDLLYDDPIIAAANAEALENDDEGFYGHEFGFYAQAYGANSELTNGGYFGPRGAEGISRSHSGRGKFREPSLTPITERSEWSTRNSIISVTAHGVAHSNQSVSSPGLAQLVDLNTIDDEMSLSALMKLRRDAWGGSNGSLRSSSGSPPPQQYPASNRGSFTLSDVSPSVHTVPPDFLGVPLAMDSPIRESDKGAWASFSQHAPNGLLPGTETHRTSL
- the kgd1 gene encoding alpha-ketoglutarate dehydrogenase KGD1 (transcript_id=CADANIAT00003508); translation: MFRSTAMKATVRGAACSSCRRSMSLASTVRRADSSSKFGLATRRPLALVGKRFYASSAEDSGVAASDSFLSGNTANYIDEMYVAWRKDPSSVHISWQTYFRNMEEGKMPISQAFQPPPTLVPTPTGGVHQEMPGAGLGLSQGTDVTKHLKVQLLVRAYQARGHHKAKIDPLGIRGEAEAFGYSKPKELELDHYGFTERDLDEEFDLGPGILPRFATEGRKKMSLREIIAACEKIYCGSYGVEYIHIPDRKPCDWIRDRFEVPEPYKYSVDDKRRILDRLIWSSSFEAFLATKFPNDKRFGLEGCETLVPGMKALIDRSVDYGIKDIVIGMPHRGRLNVLSNVVRKPNESIFSEFAGSAEPSDEGSGDVKYHLGMNFERPTPSGKRVQLSLVANPSHLEAEDPVVLGKTRAIQHYNNDEKNFDSAMGVLLHGDAAFAAQGIVYETMGFHSLPAYSTGGTIHIVVNNQIGFTTDPRFARSTPYCSDIAKSIDAPVFHVNADDVEAVNYVCQVAADWRAEFKRDVVIDIVCYRKQGHNETDQPSFTQPLMYKRVAEKKLQLDMYVEKLISEGTFTKEDIDEHKKWVWGMLNDSFDRSKDYQPTGKEWLTSAWNGFKTPKELATEVLPHLPTAVEPPILKNVADKISGAPEGFTLHRNLKRILGNRKKTVEEGKNIDWATAEALAFGSLVSEGYHVRVSGQDVERGTFSQRHAVLHDQETEATYTPLQHISKDQGSFVISNSSLSEFGALGFEYGYSLTSPNALVMWEAQFGDFANNAQCIIDQFIASGESKWLQRSGLVLSLPHGYDGQGPEHSSGRMERYLQLCNEEPRVFPSQDKLDRQHQDCNMQVAYMTSPANLFHLLRRQIHRQFRKPLVIFFSKSLLRHPLARSSIEEFTGDSHFQWIIPDPAHGTAIDEPEKIERVILCSGQVYAALTKHREANNIRNTAITRVEQLHPFPWAQLKENLDSYPNARNIVWAQEEPLNAGSWSYVQPRIETLLNETEHHNRRHVMYAGRPPSASVATGLKSVHVKEEQEMLEEAFSVHQERLKGE